A genome region from Qingrenia yutianensis includes the following:
- a CDS encoding extracellular solute-binding protein, whose product MKRFISILCLIAIVIGSLSLVGCKDNSAEKNSISVAIMAPDVASSEGTAENNRWTKYIAEQTGLDITWVAIPQNEMKTKLNTLLAAGEAPDMFVEYSNAYFQGLVFDGMLMELDDLIEKHSTEYKKYIEENSDLKTWTMLDGKTYAFTNRRPADKILSFGMWIRQDWLDKLGLKAPTTIDEFVEVAKAFKTLGDDIVPLAYPYQFINTIYNAHAQWYEKDDGSGLEYGVVTKRYADSIAMHKKMYEEGIVDKEYFVDKGGSKQYELWNSGKAGIMFSNWDSSVNQTLLKNDPNANPVQLEAFSTKYGTNGMFVEAPPQLYVMMNKDCKNPEAGMKLVDWLIGGGYKNLMFGEEGVHYKMDGEIPVTICDRDTFTREVEYAKRYAVLGSFVLDPEWIPKMANQDELSQKLAAEKVDAMNTINKHHYRRDVPYNPPESRVSSIVSDFSSSINAITVKYITGGNQYDENWCETELRREWELAGGKEAEELATKWYKDNIDMIKAFQAENK is encoded by the coding sequence ATGAAAAGGTTTATTTCAATTTTGTGTTTGATTGCAATCGTAATCGGTTCGCTTTCGCTTGTTGGCTGTAAAGACAACTCGGCGGAAAAAAATTCCATTTCGGTTGCTATAATGGCGCCTGATGTTGCGTCGTCCGAAGGCACGGCGGAAAACAACAGATGGACAAAGTACATAGCGGAGCAGACAGGTCTTGACATTACCTGGGTGGCAATTCCGCAGAATGAGATGAAAACAAAGCTTAATACGCTTTTGGCGGCAGGCGAAGCGCCCGATATGTTTGTTGAATATTCAAATGCATATTTCCAGGGTCTTGTTTTCGACGGTATGCTTATGGAACTTGATGACCTCATCGAAAAACATTCTACAGAGTACAAAAAATACATCGAAGAAAACAGCGACCTCAAAACCTGGACAATGCTTGACGGCAAAACATATGCTTTCACAAACAGACGTCCGGCGGACAAAATTTTGTCATTCGGTATGTGGATAAGACAGGACTGGCTCGACAAGCTTGGTCTTAAAGCTCCCACAACAATCGACGAATTTGTTGAAGTTGCAAAAGCATTCAAAACTTTGGGCGATGACATTGTTCCGCTCGCATATCCGTATCAGTTCATCAACACAATCTACAACGCCCACGCTCAGTGGTATGAAAAAGATGACGGAAGCGGCTTGGAATACGGCGTTGTTACAAAAAGATACGCAGATTCTATTGCAATGCATAAGAAAATGTACGAAGAAGGCATTGTGGATAAAGAATATTTTGTTGACAAGGGCGGCTCAAAACAGTATGAACTTTGGAACTCGGGAAAAGCCGGAATTATGTTCTCCAACTGGGATTCTTCTGTAAACCAGACTCTTTTGAAAAACGATCCCAACGCGAACCCCGTTCAGCTTGAAGCATTCTCGACAAAATACGGCACAAACGGTATGTTTGTTGAAGCTCCTCCGCAGCTTTACGTTATGATGAACAAAGACTGCAAAAACCCCGAAGCAGGTATGAAGCTTGTTGACTGGCTTATCGGCGGCGGATACAAAAATCTTATGTTCGGTGAAGAAGGCGTTCACTACAAAATGGACGGCGAAATTCCCGTTACAATCTGCGATAGAGATACGTTTACTCGCGAAGTTGAATATGCAAAAAGATATGCTGTTTTGGGCAGCTTTGTTTTGGATCCCGAATGGATTCCCAAAATGGCAAATCAGGACGAACTTTCACAGAAATTGGCGGCTGAAAAGGTTGACGCTATGAACACAATCAACAAGCACCATTACAGACGTGATGTTCCTTACAATCCGCCCGAGAGCAGAGTTTCGTCAATAGTTTCCGACTTCTCGTCAAGTATCAACGCAATTACGGTTAAATATATCACAGGCGGAAATCAGTATGACGAAAACTGGTGCGAAACAGAACTCAGACGCGAGTGGGAACTTGCGGGAGGAAAAGAAGCTGAGGAACTTGCAACTAAGTGGTACAAAGACAACATTGATATGATTAAAGCGTTCCAGGCTGAAAATAAATAA
- a CDS encoding DUF6273 domain-containing protein — protein sequence MCKKIISLVLCIFTLANAAAISVAAAHLPITETLETPLAWVWSDSSLGIDSSLRLAQTPEEYVFSMSDGADNKKYILLKNVNAKENDGFFVMTDGYTEYGIPYDSNNYSITDTDKKGTKTAESLVYDPERSGSVAQRLNDESYMAKHFPHMKDYINTHTWYTERGCKTENGYEIEPYKTDCKISLLSLTEYKANFDRIGYKPNGEEMQWWLRSPHGTSKDYGVWDFLTDGRINCILDVGSTYSRLVVRPCFYISADFFRNVKLDTQNLGGEVKKAILENVTYEQAEKIYSDIELSDIGYDVHNIRFDNPSLKKIGNKTVFKAFVSNHLRNEQTFKLIAAVCENGALAEISQTDYTLSGSESRRVVSVSADLNNVKDLSSAKIKVFAFLDYKTLIPLSSVVMNGEIDKLLAAEPEKYEKAEITIPDAYQNIYNQEDAYFDVSVVYAGNSQKTYTVSYTFDDWKTQTDENITVSDIENLKKRIKVTNAPLGENVIKIKLTSDDGEKAQKESKFSVIKFYTEKPLDKYYNVATGEPFDWYTIPKDYVTLLKNFGFTALRTTPSWNVAEREKGKLAIAENSNAANNIETYVENGINVSTLTVGYGNKYYTHNTATSRPDMQPPIEKDEIDAFANYAANVPSLLKSKDGKTLSFKRYEIWNEPNISTYWGYEEGSVPDPIQYVYMLNHTAAKIKQANPDVIIAAGALAAGNMNDYTDHQNYLNIMYDLGMLKYADEYSFHPYMYPKNPDTGYRSNGVSVSITNDYVYNLNSRYLAPRKAHGGWIEAAVSEVGWSTYVDSSNMNEIYDGMGRSGTSEDDQAIFIIKALVYNNYLDISHTDVFTAYDRGTDINYVEHNFGFIRNDYSVKPAGYALSQYNNTCSSAQYIGRVEIAENVYGYVYQSLTKPFMIVWKKMMNAKTETPYTYTLPSGARAEDMFGNAISGENIKIGTEPVYIYDIPLTLVKDAFDDLSLDAFKDFSAYSTYKAKLDSYIALNTMPTAERQLEMLNDLYAFGKAVIAEKKSNPSIMDNNDFMYALFEVYQATKRMAAAYAMYDAKYETSDSAVESLNAAILAKKDNQSETSLLFTDAIMRYAKRYNKTANEVRQAENFTGKTGFTAMNDYLAKNLCSWANEIMKTENVDISRALLPYAKSKIETNANESYVVSFTLDSMLTVPFNSLVYITDENGIAKSGKQPLNVEANSGASADITGNSVSTAGEYTYYIAVENNGKVTIKQPFTLTVK from the coding sequence ATGTGTAAGAAAATAATTTCATTGGTATTATGCATATTTACGCTTGCAAATGCCGCGGCAATAAGTGTCGCGGCGGCACATCTGCCGATAACCGAAACGCTCGAAACACCGCTTGCGTGGGTTTGGTCGGACAGTTCTCTCGGGATTGACTCGTCGCTGAGATTGGCGCAGACACCCGAAGAATATGTTTTTTCGATGTCGGACGGTGCGGATAATAAAAAATATATCCTTTTAAAAAATGTCAACGCGAAAGAAAATGACGGATTTTTTGTGATGACCGACGGATATACCGAATACGGGATACCGTATGATTCAAACAATTACAGCATTACAGATACCGACAAAAAAGGTACAAAAACTGCGGAAAGTCTTGTGTATGACCCTGAAAGAAGCGGATCTGTTGCACAAAGACTCAATGACGAAAGTTATATGGCGAAACATTTTCCGCATATGAAAGATTACATCAACACGCACACCTGGTACACCGAAAGAGGATGTAAAACCGAAAATGGGTATGAAATTGAGCCTTACAAAACCGACTGCAAAATTTCGCTTTTGTCGCTTACGGAATATAAGGCGAATTTTGACAGAATAGGCTATAAACCGAACGGCGAAGAAATGCAGTGGTGGCTGCGTTCGCCTCACGGAACATCGAAAGATTACGGTGTATGGGATTTTTTGACCGATGGAAGAATAAATTGCATACTTGATGTCGGATCGACTTATTCAAGGCTCGTTGTGCGCCCGTGCTTTTATATAAGCGCAGATTTTTTCAGAAATGTTAAACTCGACACGCAAAATCTCGGCGGCGAAGTAAAAAAAGCAATTCTCGAAAACGTTACATACGAACAGGCGGAAAAAATATATTCCGATATTGAACTTTCGGATATAGGCTACGATGTTCACAATATTAGATTTGACAATCCGAGTTTAAAAAAGATTGGCAACAAAACGGTATTTAAAGCGTTTGTATCAAATCATTTGCGAAACGAGCAAACTTTTAAGCTTATAGCGGCGGTTTGCGAAAACGGTGCTCTTGCGGAAATCAGCCAAACGGACTACACACTTTCGGGCAGCGAAAGCAGACGTGTCGTAAGCGTGAGTGCAGATTTGAACAATGTGAAAGATTTATCCTCTGCCAAGATTAAAGTTTTCGCGTTTTTGGATTACAAAACCCTCATACCGCTTTCAAGCGTCGTTATGAACGGCGAAATTGACAAGCTTTTGGCGGCAGAACCCGAAAAATACGAAAAAGCGGAAATAACAATTCCCGACGCGTATCAAAATATCTACAATCAAGAGGACGCATATTTTGATGTTTCGGTTGTTTATGCCGGAAATTCTCAAAAAACATATACGGTGTCGTATACGTTTGACGATTGGAAAACGCAGACGGACGAGAATATCACGGTGTCAGATATAGAAAACTTGAAAAAGCGCATTAAGGTAACAAACGCGCCGCTGGGCGAAAATGTTATCAAAATCAAACTCACCTCGGACGACGGCGAAAAAGCTCAAAAAGAAAGCAAATTTTCGGTGATAAAATTTTACACCGAAAAGCCGCTCGACAAATATTACAACGTTGCCACAGGTGAACCGTTTGATTGGTATACCATTCCGAAAGATTATGTAACGCTTCTTAAAAATTTCGGATTTACCGCATTAAGAACCACACCGTCGTGGAATGTTGCCGAGAGGGAAAAAGGCAAGCTTGCAATAGCTGAAAATTCAAACGCTGCAAACAATATCGAAACGTATGTTGAAAACGGCATAAACGTTTCAACGCTTACTGTGGGATACGGCAATAAATATTATACCCATAATACCGCAACATCGCGGCCTGATATGCAGCCGCCGATAGAAAAAGATGAAATCGACGCTTTTGCAAATTACGCCGCAAACGTTCCGTCGCTTTTGAAATCGAAAGACGGAAAAACACTTTCGTTTAAACGCTATGAAATTTGGAACGAACCCAATATTTCCACATATTGGGGATATGAAGAGGGCAGCGTTCCCGATCCGATACAGTATGTATATATGTTAAATCATACGGCTGCAAAAATAAAGCAAGCCAACCCCGATGTAATCATTGCGGCAGGTGCACTTGCGGCAGGCAATATGAACGATTACACCGACCACCAAAATTATCTTAACATTATGTACGACTTGGGAATGTTGAAATATGCGGACGAATACTCGTTCCACCCATATATGTACCCCAAAAATCCAGATACGGGCTACCGCTCGAACGGCGTGAGCGTAAGCATTACAAACGATTATGTTTACAACCTCAATTCACGTTACCTTGCACCGCGCAAAGCGCACGGCGGCTGGATTGAAGCGGCAGTTTCCGAAGTCGGCTGGTCAACATATGTTGATTCCTCAAATATGAACGAAATATATGACGGAATGGGCAGAAGCGGCACAAGCGAGGACGACCAGGCAATATTTATAATCAAAGCGCTTGTGTATAATAATTACCTTGATATAAGCCATACCGATGTTTTTACTGCTTATGACAGAGGCACCGATATAAATTATGTCGAACACAATTTCGGATTTATCCGAAACGATTACAGTGTAAAACCTGCCGGATATGCGCTTTCGCAGTACAATAACACCTGTTCGTCGGCGCAGTATATCGGCAGAGTCGAAATAGCCGAAAATGTTTACGGCTATGTGTATCAGAGCCTTACAAAACCGTTTATGATAGTGTGGAAAAAGATGATGAACGCTAAAACCGAAACACCGTATACATACACACTTCCGAGCGGTGCGCGCGCCGAGGATATGTTCGGCAATGCGATAAGCGGCGAAAATATCAAAATCGGCACAGAGCCGGTTTACATCTACGATATACCGCTCACGCTTGTTAAAGACGCATTTGACGATTTATCGCTTGACGCGTTTAAGGATTTCTCGGCATACAGCACATACAAGGCAAAACTTGACAGTTATATTGCACTTAACACAATGCCGACGGCAGAAAGACAGCTTGAAATGCTTAACGATTTGTATGCATTTGGCAAGGCAGTGATAGCCGAGAAAAAATCTAATCCGTCGATTATGGACAACAACGATTTTATGTACGCATTGTTTGAGGTTTACCAAGCTACCAAACGAATGGCGGCGGCATATGCAATGTATGACGCGAAATACGAAACGTCCGATTCGGCGGTGGAAAGCTTAAACGCGGCGATACTTGCAAAAAAAGATAATCAGTCCGAAACCTCGCTTTTGTTTACCGATGCGATAATGCGTTACGCAAAACGTTATAACAAAACGGCAAACGAGGTAAGGCAAGCTGAAAACTTTACGGGCAAAACGGGATTTACCGCAATGAATGATTATCTTGCAAAAAATCTCTGCTCGTGGGCAAACGAGATTATGAAAACAGAAAATGTTGATATATCGCGTGCGCTTTTGCCGTATGCAAAATCGAAGATAGAAACAAACGCAAATGAAAGTTATGTTGTAAGCTTTACGCTTGACAGTATGCTTACCGTTCCGTTTAATTCGCTTGTGTATATCACAGATGAAAACGGAATTGCAAAAAGCGGCAAGCAGCCGCTCAATGTGGAGGCAAACTCAGGCGCAAGCGCAGATATAACAGGAAATTCCGTAAGTACCGCCGGTGAATATACGTATTACATCGCGGTTGAGAATAACGGAAAAGTAACTATTAAACAACCGTTTACGCTGACGGTTAAATAA
- a CDS encoding helix-turn-helix domain-containing protein yields the protein MHSNNVNKLFRLTAITNSVLFLIVIFAVSSISFSTVTDILYSELSVANRTILYQTMQNVDSQLKNIDMYVSNLAKDRTINEYIINPSPAPLAKFDVAQIVADAKDKNAMISEIFIYSGETGKFIPFTSTKSSDFLYSVISSVLSEEKQGWIDVENTNGSLVFAKKLYNKKGVIAVTVSETLLYEAISKYRTENKNGTFFVINRAGIVLSHSNKAYIGTNVATEKYTQYILSEKSSDKPYETMYMNQKTLMFTGRSGYTGWTYTSAIPVSMFMTPINKGKIQIYLLSSLIFLISVTLAYILVKKMYKPVDKFVHSVATSITKNHSPEQIRQNFGTLNDLEKTLSDLIEEQRVLQSEYQKNAKALSWNIIMNMLLGFDTNYDKFIATLETTNISLYPRNFVVVMFDISPQDDFKDFKSDEFVLVFNVIHQKLDNLITQETKGCSCVVGDHSIFAVISFENHSEAENVSCAISIANDLIEFSKKSFEYTVCASIGGFYEEVSGLHKSYNEAVCAMKYKAINQGNSILMIDNYLTNYEENENLKEISDAVNVIVKEFKNFSQDDLREKCKSILKKMTDEHITVEICRQFVLQTIMLIVNQYIKPLEVYTHSQISGKYLNSNQLIDSCTDVKTTVDNMEKILSDILETYKQSQNITYSQNALASQVIEYINENYMNPNTSLNAAAEKFDVSDSHLSRVFKASTGKRFMEYLIYKRIEKAKELLVSSQHKVNDISSLVGYDNQISFMRIFKKYVGYTPSEYRSMHSKK from the coding sequence ATGCACAGTAATAATGTAAACAAGCTTTTCAGGCTGACGGCAATTACAAATTCGGTGTTGTTTCTGATTGTTATATTCGCGGTCAGTTCCATAAGCTTCAGCACGGTAACCGACATTTTATACAGCGAGCTCTCCGTTGCGAACAGAACGATTTTGTATCAGACAATGCAAAATGTAGATTCACAGCTTAAAAATATTGATATGTATGTGTCAAACCTTGCGAAAGACAGGACAATAAACGAATATATTATAAATCCTTCGCCCGCCCCGCTGGCAAAATTTGACGTTGCGCAGATTGTTGCCGACGCGAAAGACAAAAACGCAATGATAAGCGAAATTTTCATATATTCGGGCGAAACGGGAAAATTTATACCGTTTACGTCGACAAAAAGTTCCGATTTTTTGTATTCCGTGATAAGCAGTGTGCTTTCGGAGGAAAAACAGGGCTGGATTGATGTGGAAAACACAAACGGAAGCCTTGTTTTTGCAAAAAAACTTTACAATAAAAAGGGCGTTATTGCGGTTACGGTAAGCGAAACACTTTTGTATGAAGCAATCAGCAAATACCGCACAGAAAACAAAAACGGTACGTTTTTCGTTATAAACCGCGCAGGAATAGTGCTTTCGCACAGCAACAAGGCGTATATCGGCACAAATGTTGCGACCGAAAAATATACGCAGTACATATTATCGGAAAAATCATCGGACAAGCCTTACGAAACAATGTATATGAACCAGAAAACCCTTATGTTTACGGGACGTTCGGGCTATACGGGCTGGACATACACCAGCGCAATACCTGTTTCAATGTTTATGACGCCCATTAACAAGGGTAAAATTCAGATTTATCTTTTATCGTCGCTGATTTTCTTAATTTCGGTAACGCTTGCATACATTCTTGTTAAAAAAATGTATAAACCCGTGGACAAATTTGTTCATTCGGTTGCAACGTCCATTACCAAAAACCACTCGCCCGAGCAGATACGGCAGAATTTCGGCACGTTAAACGACCTTGAAAAGACGCTTTCCGACCTGATTGAAGAACAGAGAGTTTTGCAGTCGGAATATCAGAAAAATGCCAAGGCATTAAGCTGGAACATCATTATGAATATGCTTCTCGGATTTGACACAAACTACGACAAATTCATTGCAACACTTGAAACGACGAATATTTCGCTTTATCCGCGCAATTTCGTGGTTGTGATGTTTGACATAAGTCCGCAGGACGATTTTAAAGATTTTAAAAGCGACGAATTTGTACTTGTGTTTAACGTTATCCACCAAAAACTCGACAATCTTATAACACAGGAAACAAAGGGCTGCAGCTGTGTTGTCGGCGACCACAGCATATTTGCGGTTATAAGCTTTGAAAACCACTCCGAGGCAGAGAATGTATCCTGCGCAATTTCAATAGCAAACGACCTTATAGAATTTTCCAAAAAAAGTTTTGAATACACCGTCTGCGCGAGCATCGGCGGATTTTACGAGGAGGTTTCGGGACTGCACAAATCATATAACGAAGCAGTCTGCGCTATGAAATACAAAGCTATCAACCAAGGCAACTCCATTTTGATGATTGACAACTATCTTACAAACTACGAAGAAAACGAAAATTTAAAAGAAATTTCCGATGCGGTTAACGTTATTGTTAAGGAATTTAAGAACTTTTCACAGGACGATTTGCGTGAAAAATGCAAGTCAATCCTCAAAAAAATGACGGACGAACACATTACGGTTGAAATTTGCAGGCAGTTTGTTCTTCAGACGATAATGCTTATCGTAAACCAGTACATCAAACCGCTCGAGGTTTACACACATTCGCAGATAAGCGGAAAATATCTTAATTCAAACCAGCTTATCGACTCGTGCACCGACGTTAAAACAACGGTGGACAATATGGAAAAAATTCTTTCGGATATTCTTGAAACCTACAAGCAGAGCCAGAACATAACATATTCGCAGAATGCGCTCGCGTCACAGGTGATTGAATATATCAACGAAAACTATATGAACCCGAACACAAGCCTCAACGCCGCGGCGGAAAAATTCGACGTGAGCGACTCGCATTTAAGCCGTGTATTTAAGGCGTCCACGGGCAAAAGATTTATGGAATATCTCATTTACAAACGCATTGAAAAGGCAAAAGAACTGCTTGTTTCAAGCCAGCACAAGGTAAACGATATTTCGTCGCTTGTGGGATACGACAATCAGATAAGCTTTATGAGAATTTTCAAAAAATACGTCGGCTACACTCCCAGTGAATACCGAAGTATGCACTCGAAAAAATAA
- a CDS encoding ABC transporter permease, producing MRNKHRTKKEPTVRALGSESVMKCIRRDIWLYVFLAPALIYLLIFKYAPMLGMVIGFKDYSIGKGILGSEWVGFDNFVRLFKTPNFFVILRNTIGLNILSLVFGFPAPIILSILINEVNCKSYKKTVQTILYIPHFVSWVILGGIIIQLTSMNGPISIVLSKLFGMAPKSFITDPFSWVVIYIASGIWQGVGWGTIIYLAAITNVDAQLYEAAKIDGANKFQQIINVTIPCISGTIVTMLILRMGSMLSVGFEQIYMLQNSAVFDVSDVISTYEYRVGLEQRQYSITTALSFFKGVVGLILVFGTNSIAKKLGEGGLW from the coding sequence ATGAGAAATAAGCACAGAACAAAAAAAGAGCCAACGGTGCGCGCACTCGGTTCGGAAAGCGTTATGAAGTGCATACGCAGAGATATTTGGCTGTATGTGTTTTTAGCGCCGGCGCTGATTTATCTTCTTATATTTAAGTACGCGCCGATGCTCGGTATGGTAATCGGTTTTAAAGATTATTCAATCGGAAAAGGAATACTCGGCAGTGAGTGGGTCGGTTTTGACAACTTTGTAAGACTTTTTAAAACTCCGAACTTTTTTGTAATTTTAAGAAACACAATCGGTCTTAACATTTTAAGCCTTGTTTTCGGATTTCCGGCACCTATCATTTTGAGTATTCTTATAAATGAAGTAAACTGCAAATCATACAAGAAAACAGTGCAGACGATTTTATACATTCCGCACTTTGTATCGTGGGTTATCCTCGGCGGAATAATAATTCAGCTTACATCAATGAACGGCCCGATAAGCATAGTTCTTTCAAAGCTTTTCGGAATGGCACCGAAGTCGTTCATCACAGACCCGTTTTCGTGGGTTGTAATTTACATAGCGTCGGGCATCTGGCAAGGCGTCGGCTGGGGAACAATCATCTACCTTGCGGCGATAACAAACGTTGACGCACAGCTTTACGAGGCGGCGAAAATTGACGGCGCAAACAAATTCCAGCAGATTATAAACGTAACAATTCCGTGCATAAGCGGAACAATCGTTACAATGCTTATACTTAGAATGGGCAGTATGCTTTCGGTAGGATTTGAACAGATTTATATGCTCCAAAACAGTGCGGTGTTCGACGTTTCGGACGTTATCAGCACATACGAATACAGAGTCGGACTTGAACAGCGTCAGTACAGTATCACAACTGCGTTGAGTTTCTTTAAAGGCGTTGTAGGACTTATTCTCGTGTTCGGCACAAATTCAATAGCGAAAAAACTCGGCGAAGGAGGTTTGTGGTAG
- a CDS encoding carbohydrate ABC transporter permease produces the protein MQKRISKGEAVFIVVNYIFLFLCVLITLLPFATIIAKSFSDSAAIESGKVFLWPVDFNTQAYKNLISDGQLLRSMKNTVIITVVGTFLNMVFTTTAAYALSKKRLLGGKTIMKLMTFTMIFSGGTIPSFIVVKSLGLMNKYGALWLPGLITVYNLIVMKTFFEQMPESLEEAARIDGAGDILIFFRIVLPLSLATIATITLFYAVAWWNEYFNGMIYISSSAKMPLQVKLRQMIATVGEAQLTETDGESPDKKLAKDAVQAAAMVISTIPMLCIYPFLQKYFVKGVMVGAVKG, from the coding sequence ATGCAGAAAAGAATAAGCAAAGGCGAAGCGGTATTTATTGTGGTAAACTACATATTTCTTTTCTTGTGCGTGCTTATCACACTTTTGCCGTTTGCAACAATCATAGCAAAATCGTTCTCCGACTCGGCGGCGATTGAATCGGGAAAAGTTTTCTTGTGGCCGGTTGATTTTAACACGCAGGCTTACAAAAATCTCATCTCGGACGGTCAGCTTTTAAGATCGATGAAAAACACGGTTATAATAACCGTTGTGGGAACCTTCCTTAATATGGTATTCACAACCACCGCGGCATATGCGCTCTCCAAAAAACGTTTACTCGGCGGTAAAACAATAATGAAGCTTATGACGTTTACAATGATTTTCAGCGGAGGTACAATTCCCTCGTTTATCGTTGTAAAAAGTCTTGGACTTATGAACAAGTACGGCGCACTTTGGCTTCCCGGACTTATAACGGTTTACAACCTTATAGTTATGAAAACATTCTTCGAGCAAATGCCCGAAAGTTTGGAGGAGGCGGCGCGGATTGACGGCGCGGGCGATATTCTTATTTTCTTCAGAATAGTTCTTCCGCTTTCGCTTGCGACAATCGCAACAATTACGCTTTTCTATGCGGTTGCATGGTGGAACGAATATTTCAACGGTATGATCTACATTTCGTCGTCGGCGAAAATGCCTCTTCAGGTTAAACTTCGTCAGATGATTGCGACGGTCGGCGAGGCACAGCTTACCGAAACGGACGGCGAGTCACCCGACAAAAAACTTGCAAAAGACGCGGTTCAGGCGGCGGCAATGGTAATTTCAACAATTCCGATGCTCTGCATTTACCCGTTCTTGCAGAAATATTTCGTAAAAGGCGTTATGGTCGGCGCGGTAAAGGGCTGA
- a CDS encoding glycoside hydrolase family 130 protein, whose product MQNPVLSRKCILTPPEGISWASEMVLNPAIIIDPKTNRTHLLIRTTGPFPEKQTEGKPLPYPIFLAYAYSDDGENFEFDFDTPALAPMLNTELCGLMTLDMRGEKVPAYMNGCIEDPRLFWVEDSLYLTVACRMFPPGPFWEHDDPQQCMPEWAKSDENPFNTQKNPTVTLLYRVNLDFLSKKDYKNAFTYVTNLTSPLYGEDRDVFLFPKKMKIDGEMQYVMIHRPYCPQNYSKSNPEKPSIMISASKDFYSFAENASKRKIIYSPTEDWQEEKVGGSTPPIDMGNGEWLLNYHGKKNDKIGYGQSFMILKEQDNDFPEITYLCPEKWIEGEADFEMPNKAAIPAIFFTDSVKCGDKIIVAYGACDEKACIIELDYNIVVSEARKYPYKAK is encoded by the coding sequence ATGCAAAATCCCGTTTTGAGCAGAAAATGTATTTTAACACCGCCCGAGGGCATATCGTGGGCAAGCGAAATGGTGCTCAACCCTGCGATAATCATTGACCCGAAAACAAACAGGACGCACCTTTTGATACGCACAACCGGGCCTTTTCCCGAAAAGCAGACCGAGGGAAAACCGCTCCCCTACCCGATTTTTCTCGCGTATGCGTATTCGGACGACGGCGAAAATTTTGAATTTGATTTTGACACTCCGGCGCTTGCGCCTATGCTTAACACCGAACTTTGCGGCCTTATGACTCTTGATATGCGCGGTGAAAAGGTGCCTGCATATATGAACGGGTGCATTGAGGACCCACGTCTGTTTTGGGTTGAGGACTCGTTATATTTGACCGTTGCGTGCAGAATGTTTCCTCCCGGACCGTTTTGGGAACACGACGACCCGCAGCAGTGTATGCCCGAATGGGCAAAATCGGACGAAAATCCGTTTAACACGCAGAAAAACCCCACCGTTACTCTTTTATACCGTGTGAATTTGGATTTTCTCTCGAAAAAAGACTACAAAAACGCGTTTACATACGTTACAAACCTCACGTCGCCTTTATACGGCGAGGACAGAGATGTTTTCCTTTTCCCCAAGAAAATGAAAATCGACGGCGAAATGCAGTATGTTATGATTCACCGTCCGTACTGTCCGCAGAATTATTCAAAAAGCAATCCCGAAAAGCCGTCAATTATGATTTCGGCGTCGAAAGATTTTTATTCTTTTGCGGAAAATGCGTCAAAAAGGAAAATTATTTATTCTCCGACCGAGGACTGGCAGGAGGAAAAGGTAGGCGGAAGCACACCGCCGATTGATATGGGAAACGGCGAGTGGCTCCTTAACTATCACGGCAAGAAAAACGATAAAATCGGCTACGGTCAGTCGTTTATGATTTTAAAGGAACAGGACAACGATTTTCCCGAAATTACGTATCTTTGCCCCGAAAAATGGATTGAGGGCGAGGCGGATTTTGAAATGCCGAACAAAGCGGCGATACCTGCAATTTTCTTTACAGATTCGGTAAAATGCGGTGACAAAATCATTGTTGCTTACGGTGCGTGCGACGAAAAAGCGTGCAT